The Channa argus isolate prfri chromosome 13, Channa argus male v1.0, whole genome shotgun sequence DNA window ttttttatatttttttttgcccagcaggctttttgtttttatccagaTGCTTAGAAGAGACTGACTTCAAGATCATTTTTCAGAAAATTTAAGATTTAAGCTTTGTGTGCCGAATGTAATGCTTTACTGCATCAACGGGAGAAACGACAgtttgagacaaaaaaaaaagcaactgttGCTTATGTTCAAAAAGTTAACTTAACAATTGATGAGTGAACAAAGGACGCATTCACTTATGTTGCTTTTTTGGGTTCTAGTTTGGGCAGTACATgcaaatgaatgccattaaacttccttttgattttcctatattaaaatatctgtctacttctagctgaaaaacgcctccagatgacagcACTTGGGGGAACATTTAGATCAGATTATGTCCTCTTGTTGCTCAAATTATGGAGTTTGTATTCCTGGTCCACCTGCTTTCCCAGAGctgctccagatgacatcatctggactcctaatgatgaaaaactcctccgggtgatgtcatatggaggaACTTTTTAGCtataagcagagaaatatttcaataaagGGAGGTCAGACGTTtaagtttaaaagcatgtacatttacacactaaactaaagccaaagaaagaaagttgaaaattagtgaaGTCGCCCTGTAAGTTTCTGTCAGAACTTCAACTCTGCATGcaaaacacactgcacacaaaCTGGCCAAGATGACAGCTTCCCACTTTAGACAACACGACACCTGCGAGCGCGTTCACTTCACTTTGTAGGAGGTGTTAATAATAATGAAGAACTGAGGACCTGACAGGCCCCAGTGTGTTCAGCATCATGTTTGATCTCCTTCGCAGAGACGCACATCTGCTGCTGTTGACGGTGGTGAGAGTCTGTCTTGTTCGTTTCGTGACAGCAATGAGCCTGCAGCGAATTACCGAGACGCCTCCGGCCAAACTGATTTTAATATACAGGAGTTTAGCCGAAACAGCTCAATTATAAACGCGCTCCCTCTGCTGAGTTTTGTAGCTGTGTAGTAAAAATCAGCACATGCTGTTTGTGGGTTGATGTACGCACAGAGGTGTGTTTTTAAACCTagaaacctcacacacacactattcacACACGcaccaatggcggtggctgccatgcaaggtgcccACCTGACCAACtaggagcaacttgggggttcagggtcttgcccaaggaTACTTTGACCCTATTTTGACCATTGACCCTATGGTCCGTGGACGACACCTACGAATTAAACGCCCTCTAAATGTACTTCTCTTCGCTGTTTTCTGGGTTGTACTCGTGCGTAAAGAGCAACATGTCCAAATCTCACAGTGAAGTGCAATTCTCACACACCCACCTGAAACAGAGTCTTCATGGTGACGGTGGAGACGATAGTGGTGCACAGATTCTCGCCATTACGCACCTCTTGGCCCATGATAAAGAGCATCGGTGCGGCGAGCGCGAAGGACGCGAGCCACGTGGCGGTGATGAGCTTCTTGGTGCGGCTGCGGGACATGATGCTCTTGGCTTTGAACGGGTGGCAGATGGCCATGTAGCGCTCCACGCTCAGGCTAGTGATGTTGAGCACAGTGGCGTAAGAGCAGCTGTCACGAAGAAAGTAGTAACCCTTGCACACGGCGTTCCCGAACACCCACGGGTGGTGGAACCATATGAAGTTGTACAGCTCGATGGGCATGGAGACGAGGAAAATCAGCAAATCAGACACGGCAAGGCTGGCCAGGTGGTAATGCACCGTGCTCTGGAGGTTCTGCAGAGTCTTTTTGGTAAACAGAGTGCACAGGGTGATGGAGTTCCCCAGAGAACCCACGGCGAACAGAGCCACGTAGATGACAGTGACTATCACTTTGGAGTAGACGTTCGTGTTGACGTCCAGATCTTCCTCTTCCATTGTCGTAGAGGTGCTGTTATCAAACGGAAACCGGGAGTCATTCCCAAAGAGTATCTGCGCCAGTGCGCCCGAGCTGGACACGTCGCGCCCCGGGAGCGTGAAGTTAAAATCCATGGTgcctttttttatgtgtgaggAACGTGCGATGCGTTTAAGGACACCATCTGTTGGGTCTGCAGTTGTTCGCCAAGCGCGGTGAAGCGGACTCTCAGTCTCGGTGAATCGAAGCAGAGCAGCTTTTATATTTGGCACGACAGGAGGCGAGCTAGCTATTGGCGCCGCCGGGATGACGCGCAGCCATTCAGTCGGAGGAGTCCTTGCTATTTTCTCAGTTAATGTTTGGccaacaaatcaaaaatcacGGGCAATTAATTGCAAGTGCACTTTGTTAAACACATGATTGGATACCTTTTCACACCtagcacgtgtgtgtgtgtgtgtgtgtgtgtgtgtgtgtgtgtgtgtgtgtgtgtgcaaaagtcCTCACACTCACTCAGACTTGCAGAGAGACATTGTGTTTTGAGGCAGCTGGAGAGCACATGAAACTGTGCACAAGCATTCAGTTAAGATTGTGTCTTTAGTGCTAATGATGCCTCCTCAGTGTGGAGGGGCTCAGAGGTAATGTCACTCTAATGGTTACTTTGAAGCAGCTGCCAATGCTGCGACCAGTGTAGCAGAGCAGTGCCCCCAACTCCCCCAATGGTACATCTAAAGCCCTTAATGGTCTTTCTATA harbors:
- the ntsr1 gene encoding neurotensin receptor type 1, producing the protein MDFNFTLPGRDVSSSGALAQILFGNDSRFPFDNSTSTTMEEEDLDVNTNVYSKVIVTVIYVALFAVGSLGNSITLCTLFTKKTLQNLQSTVHYHLASLAVSDLLIFLVSMPIELYNFIWFHHPWVFGNAVCKGYYFLRDSCSYATVLNITSLSVERYMAICHPFKAKSIMSRSRTKKLITATWLASFALAAPMLFIMGQEVRNGENLCTTIVSTVTMKTLFQVNAFLSFVIPMVAISALNGVIANQLLRMFREAGQDNRVCIIGGNPTMLNVSVEPNRAQSLRHGVLVLRAVVIAFVVCWLPYHARRLMFCYVSHWSDDLYDFYHYFYMLTNVLFYISSAINPILYNLVSSNYRQIFLSTLRYFCIPCRHAPRRHPHPLTRHSISISSNHTLSTNIIKETAY